The following proteins are encoded in a genomic region of Candidatus Schekmanbacteria bacterium RIFCSPLOWO2_02_FULL_38_14:
- a CDS encoding 3-isopropylmalate dehydratase large subunit (catalyzes the isomerization between 2-isopropylmalate and 3-isopropylmalate in leucine biosynthesis), giving the protein MGLTLSEKIISQHCGREVKAGEIVIADVDLCYVQDGTGPLTIGQIEKMGIEKIRNPKKTILFLDHASPSPRLELSNDHKLLREFADMTGAVLSEVGGGISHHVSLESYANPGDVIIGADSHTCTNGALCAFSTGMGSTDVAVAFAFGKTWMRVPETFRIIVNGKFQKGAYSKDLIVHLIGKISSRGATYKALEFTGEAIDNMEVDARATIANMSVEAGAKVGLFASDKKTKVFLEKMGRGNKFREISSDPNAVFEKIIEINVSSLKPTIACPHMVDNVKTIEEIEDIKVDEVFIGTSCNGRIEDLREAAKILKGKEVKHGTRLIVTPASRRTYLEALNEEILKIFVEAGGVVTGPGCGACVGVHEGVLADGEVCFATQPRNFKGRMGNPKAFIYIGSPAVAAATAIKGKIADPREFL; this is encoded by the coding sequence AATCATAAGCCAGCATTGCGGAAGAGAAGTAAAGGCAGGTGAGATTGTTATTGCTGACGTTGATCTATGCTATGTTCAGGATGGGACAGGACCTTTAACGATTGGGCAAATAGAGAAGATGGGGATAGAAAAGATTCGTAACCCCAAAAAAACAATCCTTTTTCTTGACCACGCCTCTCCCAGTCCAAGACTTGAATTAAGCAATGACCACAAACTGCTCAGAGAGTTTGCTGATATGACCGGTGCGGTTTTGTCAGAAGTAGGAGGAGGTATTTCTCATCATGTTTCACTTGAATCTTATGCCAATCCGGGGGATGTGATTATTGGTGCAGATTCGCATACATGCACAAATGGGGCTTTATGCGCTTTTTCAACAGGAATGGGTTCAACTGATGTTGCTGTTGCTTTTGCCTTTGGAAAAACTTGGATGAGAGTTCCGGAGACTTTTAGAATTATAGTCAATGGTAAATTCCAAAAGGGAGCATATTCAAAAGATTTGATAGTTCATTTAATTGGAAAAATTTCAAGCCGTGGTGCAACTTATAAAGCCCTGGAATTTACAGGAGAAGCAATAGATAATATGGAGGTAGATGCAAGGGCGACGATAGCTAATATGTCAGTTGAAGCAGGAGCTAAGGTCGGGCTCTTTGCCTCTGATAAAAAGACAAAGGTTTTTCTGGAGAAAATGGGCAGAGGAAATAAATTTAGAGAAATTTCTTCAGACCCTAATGCGGTTTTTGAAAAGATTATTGAAATAAATGTTTCTTCTCTTAAACCAACGATTGCCTGTCCCCATATGGTTGATAATGTAAAAACTATAGAAGAAATTGAAGATATAAAGGTAGATGAGGTTTTTATCGGGACTTCCTGTAATGGCAGGATTGAAGATTTAAGGGAAGCAGCAAAAATATTAAAAGGAAAAGAAGTTAAGCATGGAACAAGATTAATTGTTACACCTGCTTCAAGAAGGACATATCTTGAGGCTTTGAACGAAGAAATTTTAAAGATATTTGTTGAAGCAGGGGGGGTTGTAACAGGTCCTGGATGCGGTGCATGTGTTGGAGTTCACGAAGGGGTATTAGCAGATGGAGAGGTCTGCTTTGCAACACAGCCAAGAAATTTTAAGGGAAGGATGGGAAATCCAAAAGCATTTATATACATCGGCTCACCTGCTGTAGCTGCGGCAACAGCAATTAAGGGTAAAATAGCTGATCCAAGAGAATTTCTGTAA